Within the Naumovozyma castellii chromosome 1, complete genome genome, the region taaCAGTActtgaagaatataaacATAGAGAGTGGATAGTTGCCTGTTCCCATATCCAACTGAAGAAACAATGCCATCGAATATTCTTATCTTCCAGTGATAATGTGTTTGAATAGATATTATAACTCTGTCGTCTTGAAATTACGTAAGCGTGCAAAACTAATCATCGAATTAAAGAACGATCAAATACGTAAATACAGTCTACAAGATGAGGTTCGTTCTTGGTAGATGAAAGAACAGAGCCAAAGATGAACAAGGACAATCAGGATATTGTTGATAAAGCCTTCAATATAGCCCATTGGGGATTCGCTAATGCCTCTAAGCTGGCCGATGAACTCAAAGATTCAGTAATAAGCTCTGCTAAATATGTGGAGAAGGCTGTTGTTGGCGATGAGGAGATTATTAGTTCCGTGGAAGCTCATTCTACGTTTGGAAAAATGAACATACCATTCCCTGGATTTCTAAGTGCTGGGAGGGATAACTGGGTAAAAACAGCAGGGTTTTCTGCGACTGCTATTCTGATGTGTTGGGGATGTCATCATATGCTAAGGGTTCCCTCAAAGTTACcagttaatgaaaataaatgtGTTCTCATATTAGGTAACAGGAATGATCCCATAGTGAGATCACAAATTGCTGATCTattcagaagaaaatataccGTCTTCCTTTGCTCTGAAAACATCGgagatgaaaatgaagatgaagaattcttGTTTTACTTAGACCCATCTTCCAATAAGGATCTTATGAGGTTTATTGATTATCTAACAACCTCTAGTTCTATCAAGATGAATTTAGCTGCAATTCTATTCATGCCTAACATTGCATACCATGTGCCAGGCTCTCTAACAACAGAAGTATTAAACTCCACATTCAATGCCAATATATCCGTTTATTATGATGTTCTTATGAAAATATTACCACATTTACCATATAAGAAGACCCCATTATTTCTTTACAATCCATCATTGGCATATAATATGCAAATATCTACCCAGCCAGCCACCACATTTGTCTCAGGATgtataaattcattatacCAAGTATTGAGGCATCTTCGAGATTTACAAACAATTCAACTCAACTTGGGAGTTTTCCAATTAGGTGGTCAACCTTCGAATTATAAATATCTGGAAGTTAGTGGACCTAATATAAACAAGGCACTATTCGATCCTGTTTATAAATTGATTATCTCCTTTAATGGGAACTTTCTGCAAAGGGCTTACATGCATCTTATTACCCTTAATGGTTTATGTTcctcttttcattttgggAAATATAGCTTGCTGTCTTCTTTGATCCCAGGTCCATACTTGGTTAAAGTACATATGGTTTGTGAAAGCagattgaaaagttttgCTAAATATCTTTCGGATCTTCTTTATAAGTCGAGTgcatattttattaaataaataaacataCATGTAAATAATTGGTATTCATTTTAATCTATAATTGAGATTGCAAATTCTTTAGTTGTTTGAAAACGGCAGATTTGGCAGTACCACCAGTAGCATCTCTTCTTTCAACACTTTGTtcgaaattgaa harbors:
- the YSC83 gene encoding Ysc83p (ancestral locus Anc_1.355): MNKDNQDIVDKAFNIAHWGFANASKLADELKDSVISSAKYVEKAVVGDEEIISSVEAHSTFGKMNIPFPGFLSAGRDNWVKTAGFSATAILMCWGCHHMLRVPSKLPVNENKCVLILGNRNDPIVRSQIADLFRRKYTVFLCSENIGDENEDEEFLFYLDPSSNKDLMRFIDYLTTSSSIKMNLAAILFMPNIAYHVPGSLTTEVLNSTFNANISVYYDVLMKILPHLPYKKTPLFLYNPSLAYNMQISTQPATTFVSGCINSLYQVLRHLRDLQTIQLNLGVFQLGGQPSNYKYLEVSGPNINKALFDPVYKLIISFNGNFLQRAYMHLITLNGLCSSFHFGKYSLLSSLIPGPYLVKVHMVCESRLKSFAKYLSDLLYKSSAYFIK